Below is a genomic region from Citrobacter telavivensis.
AGAGGGCCTTCAGTGATTTCAACGCCGTAGTTTTTCAGGAACTCAGAGTTACGCAGCGTGGACAGCGTGATAACGTTGCTCAGACCTTCTGCGCCGCAGAAGCGGGACTGAGCAAACGGCAGGTCCGCAGACACACACAGTACGACGGTATTGTCGATTTCAGTGGCCAGTTGGTTAAACTTACGTACCGATGCCGCGCAAACGCCGGTATCGATGCTCGGGAAAATGTTCAGCACTTTGCGTTTGCCTGCAAACTGGCTCAGTGCGACGTCAGACAGATCTTTTGCCACGAGGGTAAAAGGCAGCGCTTTGCTACCCGCTTGAGGAATGGAGTTGGCGACTGCAACCGGGTTGCCCTGGAAATGAACGGTTTGTGACATGGTTATCTTCCTGTTTACATATAGTTAACGTCACAGCTAGTTTATGCCAACAGCCGATAACACGGCAAACGCTATTTCGGTGTAGCGCACAAACCACCACGTCATGGTTTAAGGAGAAAAAATGCGTTCTGTGAAGGTATACGAGGAAGCCTGGCCGTTACATACCCCCTTTGTGATTGCCCGTGGCAGCCGCAGCGAGGCGCGTGTCGGGGTGGTTGAACTGGAAGAAGAGGGCGTGAAAGGGACGGGCGAATGCACGCCCTATCCGCGCTACGGGGAAAGCGATGCGTCCGTGATGGCGCAAATCATGAGCATAGCGCCGCAACTGGAAAAAGGACTGACCCGGGACGCGCTACAGAAACTGCTTCCCGCCGGCGCGGCGCGTAACGCGGTTGACTGTGCATTGTGGGATCTGCATGCCCGTCAGCAGCAGCAAACGCTGACGGAAACGCTTGGCGTGGCGTTGCCCGAGACGATCGCCACTGCGCAGACCGTGGTGATTGGCACACCGGAACAAATGGCGGCCAGCGCGGCGGCGCTGTGGGAAGCCGGTGCAAGAGTGTTGAAGGTGAAACTGGACGATCGGTTGATCAGTGAACGCATGGTGGCGATTCGGTCGGCGGCACCGGAGGCGACCCTGATTGTCGATGCCAATGAGTCATGGCGGGCGGAAGGGCTGGCGGCGCGCTGTCAACTGTTAGCCGATCTCGGCGTGGCGATGCTGGAACAACCGCTTCCGGCGCAGGATGACGCGGCGCTGGAAAATTTCATCCATCCGCTGCCGGTCTGCGCGGATGAGAGTTGTCATACCCGTAGCAGCCTGAAAGCGCTGCACGGGCGCTATGAAATGGTCAATATCAAGCTGGACAAAACCGGTGGACTGACCGAGGCGCTGGCGCTGGCTACCGACGCACGCGAACAGGGATTTGCGCTGATGCTGGGTTGCATGCTTTGCACGTCACGGGCGATTACTGCCGCATTACCGCTGACGCCGCAGGTCAGTTTTGCCGATCTTGATGGCCCTACCTGGTTGGCTGTCGATGTCGAGCCCGCGCTGCACTTTACGACCGGACAACTTCATCTTTAGGATGCCAGCGCAGGAGCGTGGACATCGCCTGTAGATATTTCTCGCTGGCCTCATCGGATGAGATCGGCGGAAATTCCGCAGTGATGCAGTGTAATTCCAGGTCCGCACACCAGCTGCCGAAAGAGCCGGGCGTTTCGTAACCCACGCTGGTCACCAGCGGCAGTTCGAACGCCTGCGCCAGCCATTCACCGAGTTCACTGCTTTTGGGATCTTCAATGCAGGCCAGCGGGTCATGGAAGGAGACGACCCACGCGGGGTGAATGCGATGAATCAACTGACATAGCGCCTGAGTTTCCGGTTCCGAACCCGGATGCTCTCCCGTCAACAGCACCACGTCACGCGCTTGTGCAGCGCTGTTCCAGCGATAAACCGTCTCCCCGGCTTTCCAGTTGGCTGACGGAAAATTGCGATTGAGATCGACGCCGTTGGCGTTCGCACGTAAACCAAGCTGACAGCCGTCCGGGTTTACCGCGAGGATCACATGGTGGCGGCGCAGTGACGGCGTCAGCGTGCGCAGCGCGCAGGAGAGCGTGACCACCGACGCGTTTTCGTCACCGTGCGTTCCCGCAATAATCAAACCACTGTCGCGACTGGCGGCGGAAGCCGGAAACCAGATCAGCGGAGCCCCCAACAGTGAACGTCCATAATGTTCGGTTCCTGGCGGAAAGGCGCCGCGTTGTGCACGAGGGCGGGTAACGGTCATAAGCGTCTCTGAATTCAGGGATTATTACTCGCAGTGTTGTGCAAATCTGGCCGATAATCAAATCGTTTTCACACGCACTGATTTTTAGTCGTAATATCAATTTTCTGCAGGAAGTTGTTTGCATTTCCTTCAGGCGAAACAAATAATTACGCCATCGTGACTAAGCCGGATTGAGGGGACTCTATGAAGCACTCTGTTTCAGTAACCTGTTGTGCGCTGTTGGTTAGCAGCATTTCTCTGTCATATGCTGCGGATGTTCCCAGCACAACGGTACTGGCAGAGAAGCAGGAGCTGGTTCGCCATATAAAAGATGAACCTGCGACGCTTGACCCGGCAAAAGCCGTTGGACTGCCGGAAATTCAGGTTATTCGCGACCTGTATGAAGGGCTGGTGAACCAGAACGAGAAGGGCGAAATCGTGCCTGGCGTCGCCACGCAGTGGAAAAGCAACGACAATCGGATCTGGACGTTTACGCTGCGCGATAATGCGCGCTGGTCAGACGGTACCCCGGTGACCGCGCAGGATTTTGTCTATAGCTGGCAGCGGCTGGTAGATCCGAAAACGCTGTCACCTTTTGCCTGGTTTGCCGCGCTGGCGGGGGTGAATAACGCCCAGGCGATTATTGATGGCAAAATGACGCCCGATAAGCTCGGCGTGACCGCCATTGACGCTCGCACCCTGAAAGTACAACTGGATAAACCGCTGCCGTGGTTCGCCAATCTCACCGCCAGCTTTGCGTTTTATCCGGTACAAAAAGCCAACGTGGCAAGCGGTAAAGACTGGACCAAACCGGGCAATCTGATTGGTAACGGCGCCTATGTGCTGCAGGATCGCGTGGTGAATGAAAAGCTGGTGGTGGTGCCGAATACCCATTACTGGGATAACGGTAAAACGGTGCTGCAAAAGGTGACCTTCCTGCCTATCAATCAGGAGTCCTCAGCCACCAAACGTTACCTGGCGGGTGACATCGACATCACCGAGTCGTTCCCCAAAAATATGTACCAGAAGCTGTTGAAGGACATTCCTGGTCAGGTCTATACGCCACCCCAGTTGGGAACCTATTACTATGCGTTTAACACGCAAAAAGGCCCTACTGCGGATTCCCGCGTGCGTCTGGCGCTGAGCATGACCATCGATCGTCGCATTATGGCGGAGAAGGTGTTGGGGACCGGGGAAAAACCGGCCTGGCATTTTACGCCGGACGTCACTGCCGGCTTTACGCCTGAACCGTCGCCCTTTGAGCAAATGAGTCAGGAAGAGCTGAATGCGCAGGCGAAAACGCTGTTGCGTGCGGCGGGATACGGCCCGCAGAAGCCGCTGAATCTGACGCTGCTGTACAACACCTCTGAGAACCACCAGAAAATCGCCATCGCGGTAGCCTCGATGTGGAAGAAAAATTTAGGTGTGGATGTCAAGCTGCAAAACCAGGAGTGGAAAACCTACATCGACAGCCGTAACACCGGGAACTTCGATGTGATTCGCGCTTCCTGGGTGGGGGATTACAACGAGCCTTCCACCTTCCTGTCGCTGTTGACCTCAACACACTCCGGCAATATTTCCCGTTTTAACAACCCGGCGTATGACAAAGTCATCACCCAGGCGACGATGGAAAATACCGATAAAGCACGTAACGCGGATTACAATGCGGCGGAAAAAATCCTCATGGAGCAGGCTCCGATCGCGCCAATTTATCAGTACACCAACGGGCGCTTAATCAAACCGTGGCTGAAAGGGTATCCGATCATGAACCCGGAAGATGTGGCTTACAGCCGGACCATGTACATCATTAAGCACTAACAATCCGTCAGCGGGCGCGGGATCGCGCCTGCTGATTACACCGTGTAAATGCGAATATCATGTTCGCGAAACGCCTCGCAATACTCCTTGCTGATGTTCGCCTCAACCACAATAACGTCAATTTCACTGCTTCGGGCGACGACATAGCGAGCCACCGCCGGGATCTTGTCTGCCGTTAGCGCCACAATGGTTTCATTGCACTGTTGAAGCACCGCGCGCTTGAATTCACAGTCGGCATAATCGAACCCGGTCAGACCGGATTCTGGTGCCATCGCACAGCCGCCGATAAAGCCCTGATCAAACAACATTCCCTGAACCTGAGCGATCGCCGATGCGCCGACGCAACCGCCGGAAGAACGCTGCAACTGACCGCCGAGCATGATGACGTCATACAGCGGCTTTTTTAGCAGTACGGCAGCGATTTCCGGTGAATTGGTGACCACGGTCAGAGAGAGTTCTGCCGGGAGCGCTTCCGCCATTGCCAGGTTGGTCGTGCCGGTGTCGATAAAAATACAACTGCCTGATTTGACCAGTCGTGCACATTTTTGCGCGATGCTGCTCTTTTGATCGGGTTTCTTCGTTTTGCGGACCGCATAGTCACCGGCCTCTGGCAGCATCATTACCGCGCCGCCATACACTTTTTTGCAAATACCTTCCTTACTGAGTTCGTGAAGATCGCGGCGAATGGTGTGTTCCGACACGTTCAGTCGGGAGGCGAGGTCGCTGCATACCACACGCCCATTCTCCTGCAGGATCTGCTGAATCAGGGCTTGTCGTTGTTCCGGGAAAGCTGCATAATCGAGCATAATAAATCCTGAAAACCATATCATCGAGCAATAAAAAGCATGATCGGGCAAAACGATCGCTGCTGTCAACATTCTGACGGGCTGAGACGAGGTAAAACATGAAAATCGCACACATGGCGCTATGGACCACGGAACTGGAGGCACAGGCGCGCTTCTGGGCGGAGTTTTTTGGCGGTACGCTCAATGAAAAATACAGCAGCAAGAACAATCCCGGATTCGAGTCCTATTTTGTGCGCATCGGCGATGACATTGCCATTGAACTGATGACAAAACCGGGGTTGCGTGCTCAGCGACCGGATAACCAGACAACCGGATGGGTGCATCTGGCGATTGCGGTGGGTAGTGCAAAAAAAGTGGATATGCTGGCGAAAAAAGCACAGGCGCAGGGGATCCTCGTTTCGCCTCCACGTACCACCGGGGATGGTTACTATGAAGCGGTCATCAAGGACCCGGACGGGAATTTCATCGAAATTGTCGAGTGAGGAGAGGGATCCCCAGCCCCGGATCGCGATGTCCGGGGCTGGAATAGTAAACGTCACGAACCGCTACCGGTTTCATTGATATAGAGCGTCTGGCTCGGGAAGGCAAAGTCAGCACCATGATTCTGTACAATATCAATAATATTAAGATAAACCTGTTGCTGTACGGCCAGCCACTCTTCCCAGATCGTGGTGCGGGTAAAACAATACACCATGATATTTAACGAGGAGTCGCCAAAGCCATTGAAATAGACCAGCAGCGTTTGTTGCTGATCGATATCATTATGGGTTTGTAGCATCTGCCGTATATCAGCGACGATAGCACCGATTTTGCTGGCATCTTCGTAACGTAACCCGACAACCGTGTTGATTCGCCGGTTACTCATGCGGCCTGGGTTTTCGACGCTAATCGAGGAAAAAATCGAGTTGGGAACGTATAATGGCCGATGATCGAAAGTGGTGATTTTGGTCATCCGCCAGCCAATTTCCGTCACGGTGCCTTCAATATTGCGATCCGGAGATCGCACCCAGTCACCGATGCTGAAAGGGCGGTCGAAATAGAGCATGATTCCTGAAAAGAAATTGCTCAAAATATCTTTCCCGGCCATCCCGACCGCGATACCGCCAATTCCGCCGAAGGTCAGTAATCCCGACAGACTCATACCGAAGTGTTCGCCATACAGCAGAATGATGACGATAACGAGGGTTATCTTGATTATCCGCGATAAAATTCTCGCGCGGGTGATATCATGACCTTTATTTATTTGCGATTTTTCAAACTGGTTAATAAGCAGAAACAGTTTCAGGGTCAGAATCAGCGCAATCAGTGAAGTACAGACAAAGTCGACAAAACTGGATGAGATTGCGCTGATATGATAATGCGCAATGACCGTATTCGCGACGCTACCCAATGTACTAATGATCAGGGTGTAAATAAGAAACTGGATGACATGCAGAACAAACCCTTTCTTCTTTTTATTACCGTGATGAAACCAAAAATTCATCAGAATTAAGCTGAAAAGGCTACTTAAAATAACCGTCACATTGAAGATGTTTTTTACAAACAGGTCAGTAAACATCGTTATCCCCGGTATTCCGGTCCCTTTTAAATAACAGCAATATAGCCACAGTCTTAATCATGATACTCAGGATAAACAATTGAGTCATCAAAGAATCGTGGCGATAAATAGTGATATCGGCGCTTTCATACCAATAAGATTTCAATGTGACGCATTTGTGCGTGAAGACTTTTGCGCATTGTCATGGTATTGTTGCACTAAAGTAACGGACTTTCAGTAACAGAAGGGCATTATGATGATGGAAAAGCTAAAGACGGCGAAGGGCAAAAAGTTTCTGCTGTGCCTGCTGGGGGTGTTTATCATCGCCGCATCGGTTGTCACACGCGCCACGATCGGCGGGGTGATTGAACAGTATGATATTCCGCTTTCTGACTGGACGACGTCGATGTATATCATTCAGTCATCAATGATTTTCGTCTATAGCCTTGTTTTCACTGTGCTGCTCGCCATCCCGTTGGGGATTTATTTCCTCGGCGGTGAGGACAAACAATAAAAAAGGCCCGATTATTCGGGCCTTTGGTTTCTTTCACGACGCGTTAGTCGTCTTCATCGTCATCAAGTTCAACAGGCGTCTGGTACTGATCGGGCTTGATGACCAGCAGGTCGCAACGCAGGTGATCGATGACCTGTTCCGCCGTGTTGCCCAGGAACGCGGCGGAAATCCCGGTACGACCCACCGTCCCCAGAACCACAATCCCCGCCTGCAGATGTTCTGCTAAATCGGGGATCACCTCTTCCGGCAATCCTTTCTCGACGTGCGTGACTTTCTCGTCGATGCTGAATTTTTGCCGCAGCGCTTTCATTGCCAGCAGGTGCTGACCGCGAATCGCATCGTTATAGACGCTGGGATCAAATTCCGGCAGTTCAATGGCGATATTGATAGGGGTGACAGGGTAGGCCCCGACCAGATGCACCTCTGTATGGTTGACCTGCTCGGCGAGTTGTAGCGTCTCTTTCACCAGCTTTTCATTCAGCGCATTGTGGTAGGCCTCTTCGCTGGCGAGGTTTACCGCTACCAGCGCTTTACCGCCTTCCGGCCAGGGCTGGTCTTTTACCATCCACACCGGGCTTGGGCATTTACGCAGCAGATGCCAGTCGGTCGGTGTAAAGATAACCGCTTCCAGTCTGTCATGCTGGTGCGCCATCTTCAGCACCAGATCGTGCCCGGCGCTAATGACTTCCTGAATAATGGCTTCAAAAGGACGGTTGTGCCAGACCACTTTAATGTCAACAGGAACGCCTGCTTCGATGTAGTATTTTGCTTGTTCGCGTATCCAGGCTGTCCGCTGACTAATGACGCCCTGACGCATGGCTGTACGCTCATCAGGCGACAGCAGGGTGGTCATCTCGTAGGAAAAGTCGTAGATCGGCAAAAAGGCTTTAATTTTGCCACCAATCCGTTGATGCAAATAAACCGCACGCCGTAACGCAGGTTGATCGTCCTGATTCGGATCGATAACCACCAGCATGTTTTGATACATAGCCATACAGGGTCTCCTTACAACTGTCATCGCAGTTTGTAACTAAAAGAGTAACCCAAGAATGTGAATTGAAACAGGGAAGAACCTTCTGTCAGATCAATAAATCAGGAAAATTTAGCGATTCGACAGAAGGGTTTCAGAAGGGTTGCGGAAAGATTAAGCAACGTTACGGGTGTGTCCGGCGAGTACCGCCAGCGCATCACTGTTTTCGATGGTGATGTATTTCCCTTTCACCGCCAGCATCCCGCTCTTCTGGAAACGACCCAGCAAACGGCTGATCGTTTCAACGGTCAGGCCCAGGTAGTTACCGATATCCCCACGGGTCATGGTCAGTCGGAATTCACGTGGAGAGAAGCCTCGCTGCGCGAAGCGACGGGACAGGTTATAGATAAATGCCGCCAGACGCTCTTCCGCGTTTTTCTTCGACAGCAACAGGATCATATCCTGGTCGCCTTTGATCTCACCACTCATCAGACGCATCATCTGCTGACGCAGGTTCGGCATTTTGCCGGACAGATCATCAAGTGTCTCAAACGGGATTTCGCAGACCATTGAGGTTTCCAGTGCCTGCGCAAAACTCGGATGATGACCGCTACCGATCGCGTCGAAACCGACCAGGTCGCCCGCGAGGTGGAAGCCTGTTATCTGCTCATCGCCTTGTTCAGTAATGGTATAGCTCTTGATCGTACCGGAACGAATGGCATAGAGCGATTTCAGCTCATCACCCGCCTTAAACAGCGTCTGGCCTTTCTGGATCGGCTTTTTACGCTCGATGATATTATCAAGCTGATCAAGCTCATGCTCGTTAAGTGTGAACGGGATGCAAAGCTGGCTGATACTGCAATCCTGGCAATGGATAGCACAACCGCCAGACTGAATGCGCCGTATAATTCGCTTTTCCGGGATCATAGGTCTGCTCAAGCCGTAATTGATATTTGTCAATTTTAACATCTTTTTGGTGAGCACGTAAGTCTGAGCTAACCCCAATAGCGGATAATTCTGGTATACGTGAGCAAATTATTTCTATCTCTTTGAAAATCCATACTTTCCGTGTGGCGTCTTTACGTAAAAGTGTGAGCAAGAAGGCACGAATTGCCTGGATATTACAGCAACAGGTAACCTTCATGGCGCAACAGCCACTCTTTCCGCTGCACGCCGCCAGCATAACCGGTCATGGTGCCGTTGCGTCCGATGACGCGGTGGCAGGGCACCACAATGCTGATTGGATTCGAACCGTTCGCCGCGCCAACCGCCCGCGCGGCCCCAGGACGTCCCAATTGTTCAGCCAACTGGCCGTAGTGCATCACCTGACCACAAGGAATGGTGCGTAATGTCTGCCAGACTTCCCGCTGAAAAGGGGTACCGCCGGTGGCGGTAGGCAGCGAATCGATCGCGCTGAGGTTGCCGGCAAAGTAGTCGGCAAGTTTATCGCACAGGCCGCCCGGATTCGTCGCGCTGATGCGGGTATAACCTTCGGCGCGGTAATGGATATCCAGCAGTTGCACCATACGATCGCTGTACTGTTCCCACTCGATGGCGCGCAGCCTGTATTGCTCATCGCAAATCACCCAAAGCGGACCCAGCGGGGTCATCATTTTCTCTTCCAGTAGTGTCAGCATCGGTTGCCTCGTTGGCATGCAGTCGGTGGGCGTCAACGTATCATGGTCGTCGTCAGCAGCGCTATACCTCTGATTTGGGATAAAAAAATAGAGCCTGTCGACATCCGCCAGACTCTACAGTACACACAGCAGTTTATCCTTCATGTGTTCCCGTTATTATTCCGTGTGGCGGGTAATGTCTTATAGCAAGAACCGTTTACTGATGCCAGCCATCATGGGTGATTGATTTCACGAAAATCTAAGTTAAATCAAATGGATTTTAGAATCACTCAATATGAGTTAATCATGGATAAAATCGACGGTACTTAGTGCATCATGGGTTTATGACATCCCGATGTTTACTGGAAACATCTGTAAACCGTTGTCGCCCTTCTGGGCGACGGTTATGATAGTGGCTGTCTTTAAAAGCGGGAGGACGGAGCATGAACCTTGACGACAAATCATTATTTCTTGACGCCATGGAGGATGTTCAGCCGCTGAAACGTTGCGCCGACGTACACTGGCAACCCGTGCGCAATACGCGTACCCCGCAGCGCATTGATACACTCCAACTGGATAATTTTTTCACCACCGGTTTTCTGGAGGTCGTCCCGCTGACGCAGCCGCTGGCGTTTCGTCGCGAGGGATTGCAGCAGGGCGTGCTCGATAAACTGCACACAGGGAAGTACAGCCAGCAGGCGAGCCTGAACCTGTTGCGTCAACCGGTGGAAGCGTGCCGCCAACAGCTGTTCAGTTTTCTTCTCCAGTCGTTACAGGATGGTCTGCGTAACGTACTGATCATTCATGGTAAAGGACGAGACAATAACTCACATGCCAACATCGTACGCAGCTACGTGGCGCGCTGGTTGACCGAATTCGACGACGTTCAGGCGTATTGCACGGCGCTGCCGCATCATGGCGGCAGCGGGGCGTGTTACGTGGCGCTGCGCAAGACCGCACAGGCGAAGCAGGAAAACTGGGAACGCCACGCCAAGCGAAGCCGTTAATGCAGCAACAGCGACAGCTCCTGCGCGGCTTTCTGCAACTCAGGCAGCACCCGGTTGCGCAACTCGTCCGCCGTCACCTGGCCGGCATGTACTCCCACGTTCAACGCGGCCTGAACCTGGCCCTGACTGTTCATCAGCGGTACGGCAATGGATCGCAGCCCCATCTCCAGTTCCTGATCGTTTAGCGCATAGCCCTGTTGCCGCACTTTCTTCAGTTCGGCGCGCAGGGCGGGGACGGAATCCACGGTCTGCGAGGTGTAGCGGATCATGGTGATGCGACCGAGCATGTCGTTCAGCTTGTCCTCAGAAAGATGACTGAGCAGCACGCGTCCCATTGAAGTGGACCACGCGGGCAGTCGACTGCCGATGTCCAGATCGATGGTCATAATGCGTGAACTGGAGGCGCGGGCGATATACAAAATATCGTCACCGTCGAGGGTGGCGATGGAACAGGACTCATTGAGCATTTCGCTCAGATGCTTCAGAACCGGTTGCGTCGCACGTGCCAGCGGCGTAGAGGCCAGATAAGCATGTCCCAGCGCCAGGATCCGTGGGCGTAATTCAAAATTTTTTCCATCTTCGGCATAGACAAATCCCAGTTTTCCCAGCGTATACAGACAGCGTCTGACCGCCGCGCGCGGTATCCCGGTTTTCTGGCTAATCTGCGATATTGACATAACCCGCCGTTGCGGCGTAAACGCCTGAATCACCTCCAGCCCACGCGCCAGTGAAGCCATGTAGTTAGGGTCGCCCTTGAACGGATCGGCCTCATTGTTCAGTCGGTCATCAGGATGTTTTTCCACTGTTTTCCTCTCGTTGTTCGCCACGGATCACATTCTTCGTACAAATATAAATGATGTTCGATAATCGCACCATATTTCGATTATCGCCCTTGCCTGACTTCGTTAAGTGGGTCACATTTTGTGCGAACAACGCAAAAATGTGCGAAATACGCACCAAAAGGAGCGAGCTGATGATTGATAAAAGTGTGCCTTCGCTGGAGGAGGCCATCGCCGGGATCCCGGATGGTGCCACCATCATGATTGGGGGCTTTGGTACCGCCGGACAACCCACCACGTTGATCGATGCGCTCATTGCGCAGGGGGCTCGCGACCTCACCATCATCAATAACAATGCGGGCAACGGTGAAATCGGTCTGGCGGCGCTGTTGAAGGCCAGACGCGTGCGCAAAATGATCTGCTCCTTTCCGCGTCAGGTGGATTCACAGGTTTTTGACGCACTGTATCGCCGCGGCGAGGTTGAGCTGGAACTGGTGCCGCAGGGGAATCTGGCGGCGCGGATTCAGGCCGCCGGGGCCGGACTGGGAGCCATTTATACGCCGACAGGCTACGGCACCCCGCTGGCGGAAGGTAAAGAAACTCGCCGCATCGAGGGGAAAAACTATGTACTCGACTATCCGATCAAAGCCGATTTTGCTCTGATTAAGGCGCACCAGGCCGATCGCTGGGGAAATCTGGTGTATCGAAAAGCGGCGCGCAATTTTGGCCCCATCATGGCGACTGCCGCGCAAACCACCGTGGTGGAGGTGAATCAGATTGTCCCGCTGGGCGAACTCGATCCCGAGCACGTCATCACGCCCGGTATTTTTGTCCAGCGCGTGTTTTCTCTGGAAAACCTCACCCACGCTGCGCTGCGCGCGTAAGGAGTAAATGATGAAGAAATTATCCCGTGACGAAATGGCCAGACGCGTGGCGCAGGATATTCCGGAAGGAGCATACGTCAATCTGGGGATCGGCTTGCCGACCCGCATCGCCAACTACCTGCCGGCGGAAAAAGAGATTTTCCTGCACAGTGAAAATGGCCTGCTCGGGATGGGGCCAAAACCCGCAGAAGGGGAAGAAGATCCGGAACTGATTAACGCCGGAAAAGAGTACGTCACCTTGTTGCAGGGCGGTTGCTTTTTCCACCACGGCGACTCTTTCGCCATGATGCGTGGCGGACACCTCGATATCTGCGTGCTGGGGGCGTATCAGGTCTCTGCATCAGGGGATCTTGCCAACTGGAGTACCGGTGCGCCGGACGCCATTCCCGCCGTGGGCGGCGCGATGGATCTGGCGATCGGTGCGCGCCAGGTTTTCGTGATGATGGACCATCTGACCCGCGACGGTGAGTGCAAACTGGTTGAGTACTGCTCCTACCCACTGACGGGCATGGGCTGTGTCAGCCGTATCTATACCGACCTGGCAGTGATCGACATTACCGACACGGGGCCGGTTGTCCGGGAGATTTTCAACGGTCTCTCTTTTGAGGAGTTGCAGCGTCTGACGCCGGTAACGCTGAGCTGTGAACCGCTGGCGCAAAGCGCATAAGGAACTATGATGAATCAGGCATTTATCTGCGATGCAGTGCGGACCCCTTTTGGTCGCTTCGGCGGAACGCTGGCGAGCGTCAGGGCTGACGATTTGGCCGCCATTGTGCTGAAAGCCTTGCTTGAACGTAATCCTGGCCTCGATCCGGCGCTGATTGATGATGTGATTTACGGCTGTGCAAATCAGGCGGGGGAAGATAACCGCAACGTGGCGCGGATGGCGCTGCTGCTGGCCGGGCTACCGGAAAGCGTTCCGGGCAGCACGGTAAACCGTCTGTGCGGATCCAGCCTTGATGCCATCGGCATCGCCGCGCGAGCGATTAAAAGTGGTGAAACGCAGCTGATGATCGCGGGGGGCGTGGAGAGCATGTCGCGTGCGCCATTTGTGATGGGTAAAGCAGAAAACGCCTTCAGCCGGAATATGAAAATCGAAGACACCACGATTGGCTGGCGTTTTATCAACGCGCAAATGAAAGCACGCTATGGTGTAGATTCTATGCCGGAAACGGCGGAAAACGTGGCGCAGGAGTTTGGCATATCGCGCACCGATCAGGATGCGTTTGCCCTGCGCAGCCAGTTACGCACCGCTGCCGCTCAGGAGCAGGGACTGTTCGCGCAAGAATTGATTCCTGTGACAGTGTCACAGAAAAGGGGCGATCCGCTGATCTTTCGCGAGGATGAGCATCCGCGCGCAACGTCGCTGGAGGCGCTCGCCAGGCTGAAAGGCGTGGTTCGCGCCGACGGTACGGTATCGGCGGGCAATGCGTCTGGCGTCAACGACGGTGCCTGTGCGCTGCTCATCGCCAGTGAACAGGCGATGGTACAGCAGGGGTTGCAACCGCTGGCGCGTATTGTCGGCGTGGCAACCGCTGGGGTCGCCCCGCGAATTATGGGCTTCGGTCCGGCACCGGCGGTCCGTAAAGTGCTGGCACAAACAGGATTAACGCTCAGTCAGATGGATGTCATCGAACTTAACGAAGCGTTTGCCGCGCAGGCGCTGGCGGTGATGCGCGATTTGGGGCTACCCGAT
It encodes:
- the pcaF gene encoding 3-oxoadipyl-CoA thiolase, with amino-acid sequence MNQAFICDAVRTPFGRFGGTLASVRADDLAAIVLKALLERNPGLDPALIDDVIYGCANQAGEDNRNVARMALLLAGLPESVPGSTVNRLCGSSLDAIGIAARAIKSGETQLMIAGGVESMSRAPFVMGKAENAFSRNMKIEDTTIGWRFINAQMKARYGVDSMPETAENVAQEFGISRTDQDAFALRSQLRTAAAQEQGLFAQELIPVTVSQKRGDPLIFREDEHPRATSLEALARLKGVVRADGTVSAGNASGVNDGACALLIASEQAMVQQGLQPLARIVGVATAGVAPRIMGFGPAPAVRKVLAQTGLTLSQMDVIELNEAFAAQALAVMRDLGLPDDAAQVNPNGGAIALGHPLGASGGRLAMTAAYQLQRTGGRYALCTMCIGVGQGIALIIERV
- a CDS encoding 3-oxoacid CoA-transferase subunit B, whose amino-acid sequence is MKKLSRDEMARRVAQDIPEGAYVNLGIGLPTRIANYLPAEKEIFLHSENGLLGMGPKPAEGEEDPELINAGKEYVTLLQGGCFFHHGDSFAMMRGGHLDICVLGAYQVSASGDLANWSTGAPDAIPAVGGAMDLAIGARQVFVMMDHLTRDGECKLVEYCSYPLTGMGCVSRIYTDLAVIDITDTGPVVREIFNGLSFEELQRLTPVTLSCEPLAQSA